The following proteins are encoded in a genomic region of Nitratireductor sp. GISD-1A_MAKvit:
- a CDS encoding DUF58 domain-containing protein: MAKIGDVSAPVASSDALVRARARAALMPDLLVDAKRVANNVIAGWHGRRKRGIGENFWQFRPYVDGEAISRIDWRRSARDDHLYVRDREWEAAHTVWLWADPSPSMLYKSSLAPTPKEARALVLTFALAELLSRSGERIAWPGVTDPFSARNGAERLAAQLMHTPDLPARPDLMQIRRFSDVVLMSDFLDPVEETIAWLDQLASRGARAHLVEVADPAEESFPYTGRTEFSDPETGEKLTAGRAETLAEDYRRLYLARREELAFWCKRLGWSYTVHHTDKPAAQALVAVHNAMSTDAGFGMEGGL; encoded by the coding sequence ATGGCGAAGATCGGCGACGTTTCCGCACCGGTCGCATCGAGCGATGCGCTGGTTCGCGCGCGCGCACGGGCCGCGCTGATGCCCGACCTGCTCGTGGATGCAAAGCGCGTTGCCAACAATGTGATCGCCGGCTGGCACGGACGCCGCAAACGCGGGATCGGTGAAAATTTCTGGCAGTTCCGACCCTATGTGGACGGCGAAGCGATCTCGCGCATCGACTGGCGGCGCTCCGCGCGCGACGACCATCTTTATGTGCGGGACCGCGAATGGGAGGCGGCCCATACGGTTTGGCTCTGGGCCGACCCGTCGCCCTCCATGCTCTACAAATCCTCGCTGGCGCCAACACCCAAGGAAGCGCGGGCGCTGGTGCTGACCTTTGCGCTGGCAGAACTCCTGTCGCGAAGCGGCGAGCGGATCGCATGGCCAGGCGTGACCGACCCGTTTTCAGCCCGCAATGGCGCCGAGCGGCTGGCGGCCCAGCTCATGCATACCCCAGACCTGCCGGCCCGGCCCGATCTCATGCAGATCCGCCGTTTCTCCGATGTGGTGCTGATGAGCGACTTTCTCGATCCGGTGGAAGAAACCATCGCCTGGCTCGACCAGTTGGCGAGCCGCGGCGCACGCGCCCATCTGGTCGAGGTGGCCGATCCGGCCGAAGAGAGTTTTCCCTACACCGGTCGCACCGAATTTTCCGATCCTGAAACGGGCGAAAAGCTGACGGCAGGCCGTGCCGAAACACTGGCCGAAGATTACCGACGGCTTTATCTCGCCCGCCGTGAGGAACTGGCTTTCTGGTGCAAACGGCTTGGCTGGAGCTACACGGTGCACCACACGGACAAGCCCGCAGCGCAGGCGCTGGTCGCCGTGCACAATGCCATGAGCACCGATGCCGGCTTTGGCATGGAGGGAGGCTTGTGA
- a CDS encoding AAA family ATPase — MSIVSKNEVPGKETMSDKEMVAAAERALADIAKVRDGVGQVIFGQEAVVERTLVAILAGGHALLVGVPGLAKTKLVETLGVVLGLDARRIQFTPDLMPSDILGSEVMEQDEKGKRSFRFLPGPIFSQLLMADEINRASPRTQSALLQSMQEYHVTVAGHRHDLPAPFHVLATQNPLEQEGTYPLPEAQLDRFLMQVDILYPELDAERRILLETTGTDEAEAKNALSPERLKEIQMLIRRMPVPESVVDAILQLVRTARPGVGNPDTDRHVAWGPGPRASQALTLCARARALYDGRLAPSVDDVRALAEPVLQHRMALTFAARAEGMTVRDVIRRLVKAID; from the coding sequence ATGAGCATTGTTTCCAAAAACGAAGTCCCCGGCAAAGAAACCATGAGCGACAAGGAAATGGTCGCTGCTGCCGAGCGTGCACTGGCGGACATCGCCAAGGTGCGCGATGGCGTCGGGCAGGTGATCTTCGGGCAGGAAGCGGTGGTGGAACGCACGCTTGTGGCGATCCTCGCCGGTGGACACGCACTGCTTGTCGGTGTGCCCGGACTTGCAAAGACAAAGCTGGTGGAGACATTGGGCGTGGTGCTCGGCCTCGATGCACGGCGCATCCAGTTCACGCCGGACCTGATGCCCTCCGACATTCTGGGTTCGGAAGTGATGGAGCAGGACGAGAAGGGCAAGCGCTCCTTCCGTTTTCTGCCCGGTCCGATCTTCTCACAGCTTCTGATGGCCGACGAAATCAACCGTGCGAGCCCCCGCACCCAATCCGCACTCCTCCAGTCGATGCAGGAATATCACGTGACGGTGGCCGGCCACCGGCATGACCTTCCCGCACCCTTCCATGTGCTCGCGACACAGAACCCGCTGGAGCAGGAAGGCACCTATCCCCTGCCCGAAGCACAGCTCGATCGCTTTCTGATGCAGGTGGACATTCTCTATCCCGAACTCGACGCGGAGCGGCGCATCCTTCTCGAAACAACAGGCACCGATGAAGCGGAGGCAAAAAACGCGCTTTCGCCGGAGCGGCTGAAGGAAATCCAGATGCTGATCCGCCGCATGCCCGTTCCCGAAAGCGTGGTCGATGCCATCCTTCAGCTGGTGCGCACTGCAAGACCGGGTGTCGGAAACCCCGATACGGACCGCCACGTGGCGTGGGGGCCCGGCCCGCGCGCCAGCCAGGCCCTGACACTCTGTGCCCGTGCCCGGGCGCTTTATGACGGCAGGCTCGCGCCTTCAGTGGACGATGTGCGGGCACTGGCCGAGCCGGTGCTCCAGCACCGAATGGCATTGACCTTCGCGGCACGGGCGGAAGGCATGACCGTGCGCGACGTGATCCGGCGGCTCGTGAAGGCGATCGACTGA
- a CDS encoding DUF1285 domain-containing protein: protein MNKKTSKSTSSLAGAADTASLEAMIARAARSGKGAPPVERWNPAFCGDLDMEIRADGTWFYMGTPIGRPALVQLFSSVLRKDEDGKTYLVTPVEKVGIRVEDAPFLAVEMAVTGKGEAQALTFRTNVGDLVEASPQHELRFVDQPETGGLKPYLHVRGRLEALVARSVMYDLVEAGEEIEIDGRLMFAIRSRGAVFPVMPVAELHRLSQ, encoded by the coding sequence ATGAACAAGAAAACGAGCAAAAGCACGTCGAGCCTTGCCGGAGCCGCGGACACCGCCAGCCTGGAGGCCATGATCGCGCGCGCCGCCCGTTCGGGCAAGGGCGCGCCGCCGGTGGAGCGCTGGAATCCCGCGTTTTGCGGCGATCTCGATATGGAGATCCGCGCCGATGGCACCTGGTTCTACATGGGAACACCGATCGGGCGCCCGGCGCTGGTTCAGCTTTTCTCTTCCGTTCTGCGCAAGGATGAGGATGGCAAAACCTATCTCGTAACTCCGGTGGAAAAAGTGGGGATCCGCGTTGAAGATGCCCCGTTCCTTGCTGTGGAAATGGCTGTGACCGGAAAGGGAGAGGCGCAGGCACTCACCTTTCGCACCAATGTCGGCGACTTGGTCGAAGCCAGTCCCCAGCACGAGTTGCGCTTTGTGGATCAGCCGGAAACCGGCGGATTGAAGCCTTATCTGCATGTGCGCGGGCGGCTCGAGGCTCTGGTGGCGCGCTCGGTCATGTATGATCTGGTGGAGGCCGGAGAGGAGATCGAGATCGATGGACGCTTGATGTTTGCCATCCGTTCGCGCGGGGCGGTGTTTCCCGTCATGCCCGTTGCCGAGTTGCACAGGCTGTCGCAATGA
- a CDS encoding CoA pyrophosphatase, with protein MVGASRTLYSADEFRRRAARQQGPAGAEDYGDHSLNPDLREMIVRPGLRDAAVLVPVVDHADGASVILTQRTKALRNHSGQIAFPGGRIDPEDASPEAAALREADEEIGLLPDAVDVVGRMPDYSTGSGYRIAPVLGIVQPGFDLRINPDEVDAAFEVPLAFLMDPANHRRESRLWQEKERFYYTMPFGERFIWGVTAGIIRTLYERLYA; from the coding sequence ATGGTGGGCGCCTCCAGAACCCTTTATTCAGCCGACGAGTTTCGCCGTCGCGCGGCGCGTCAGCAGGGGCCCGCAGGCGCGGAAGATTACGGCGATCACAGCCTCAACCCGGATCTGCGTGAAATGATCGTGCGGCCCGGCCTGCGCGATGCGGCGGTACTTGTTCCAGTGGTCGACCATGCGGATGGCGCGTCGGTCATCCTCACCCAGCGCACGAAGGCGCTGCGCAATCACTCCGGCCAGATAGCCTTTCCCGGGGGGCGTATCGATCCAGAGGATGCTTCACCGGAAGCCGCCGCCCTGCGCGAGGCGGATGAAGAGATCGGTCTTCTTCCCGATGCGGTCGATGTGGTCGGACGCATGCCCGATTATTCCACCGGCAGCGGATACCGGATCGCACCGGTTCTGGGCATTGTTCAACCGGGCTTTGATTTGCGCATCAACCCCGACGAGGTGGATGCCGCTTTCGAGGTGCCGCTGGCCTTCCTGATGGATCCAGCCAATCATCGACGCGAGAGCCGTCTCTGGCAGGAGAAGGAGCGGTTCTATTACACCATGCCCTTCGGCGAGCGCTTCATCTGGGGGGTGACGGCGGGCATCATTCGCACTCTTTACGAAAGACTTTATGCTTGA
- a CDS encoding CCA tRNA nucleotidyltransferase translates to MNKRLISDSHWLADEKLQTLLAALSTDGDEARVVGGAVRNTLLQQPVTDIDIATTTEPAETVRRARRAGFRTAPTGIDHGTVTVIANGRAYEVTTLRADVETDGRHASVTFGRDWRSDAERRDFTINALYARADGEIIDLVGGLKDLESQTLRFIGDANTRITEDYLRILRFFRFFAWYGRGRPDAAGLKACARHRDGLERLSAERVWAELKKLLSASDPSRALLWMRQTGVLTKILPESEKWGIDTIGPLVDAEQTLDWQPDPLLRLAAIIPPHAPRIAELGKRLRLSNVERTALEEWAAAPLPAADLSEEGFRKTAYRADAKGLSWRLRLALVSARARASEDDAALMEAAGYTRLMKLADAWQKPSFPVNGNDLAKLGLEKGKAVGEVLTSLEEEWIASDFSLKRDALLERAAAMISSAG, encoded by the coding sequence ATGAACAAGCGCTTGATTTCAGATTCACATTGGCTTGCAGACGAGAAGCTGCAGACACTGCTTGCCGCACTGTCCACGGACGGAGATGAGGCGCGGGTCGTGGGCGGCGCGGTGCGCAACACGCTCCTGCAGCAGCCCGTCACAGACATCGACATCGCCACCACCACGGAACCGGCAGAGACGGTGCGCCGCGCGCGCCGGGCCGGGTTCCGCACTGCTCCCACTGGCATCGACCATGGCACGGTCACGGTCATCGCCAATGGCCGCGCCTATGAGGTCACCACGCTGCGTGCGGATGTGGAAACCGATGGACGCCATGCGAGTGTCACCTTCGGGCGGGACTGGCGCAGCGATGCTGAGCGGCGCGATTTCACGATCAATGCGCTTTATGCCCGCGCGGATGGCGAGATTATCGATCTTGTGGGCGGCCTGAAGGATCTCGAAAGCCAGACCCTGCGCTTCATCGGTGATGCCAATACACGGATCACTGAAGATTATCTGCGGATCCTGCGGTTTTTCCGCTTCTTTGCCTGGTATGGGCGAGGCCGCCCCGATGCAGCGGGGCTCAAGGCCTGTGCACGCCACCGTGACGGGCTGGAGCGGCTGTCCGCCGAACGGGTGTGGGCCGAATTGAAAAAACTCCTGTCTGCATCAGATCCCTCACGCGCGCTCCTGTGGATGCGCCAGACAGGCGTCCTGACGAAAATCCTGCCGGAATCGGAAAAATGGGGCATCGACACGATTGGTCCGCTTGTGGATGCGGAGCAGACACTTGACTGGCAGCCCGACCCGCTTCTGCGGCTGGCCGCGATCATTCCGCCCCATGCGCCGCGCATCGCGGAGCTCGGCAAACGACTGCGTCTTTCCAACGTTGAAAGAACGGCTTTGGAGGAGTGGGCTGCCGCGCCGCTCCCGGCGGCGGATCTGAGTGAAGAGGGATTCAGGAAAACTGCCTACAGGGCTGATGCAAAAGGTCTTTCATGGCGTCTCAGACTGGCGCTGGTCAGTGCGCGCGCGCGCGCATCGGAGGATGATGCGGCACTGATGGAGGCCGCCGGCTATACCCGTCTGATGAAGCTCGCCGATGCATGGCAAAAGCCGTCATTCCCGGTCAACGGAAACGATCTGGCAAAACTGGGCCTGGAAAAGGGGAAGGCGGTCGGAGAAGTTCTGACCAGTCTGGAGGAGGAATGGATCGCTTCGGATTTCTCACTGAAACGCGACGCGCTTCTGGAGCGCGCCGCGGCAATGATCTCGTCCGCCGGCTGA
- a CDS encoding DUF1059 domain-containing protein translates to MKEFHCGSLVPGCDWHTRHEEEAEVIRRAAEHMREAHGETVIRESMVEAIRSRITESRNAA, encoded by the coding sequence ATGAAGGAGTTTCATTGCGGCTCGCTCGTTCCAGGCTGCGACTGGCATACCCGCCATGAGGAAGAGGCGGAGGTCATCCGCCGGGCAGCCGAGCACATGCGCGAGGCGCATGGTGAAACCGTGATCCGCGAAAGCATGGTGGAAGCCATCCGCTCACGCATCACCGAATCCCGCAACGCTGCCTGA
- a CDS encoding LysR substrate-binding domain-containing protein gives MKHLPRVHLNGLRAVEAVGRGGSLGAAAEELGVSVGAVSQQVLKTEAQLGAAIFERTGRGIRPTALGRQFIERLGTGFQTLDSAVAMTRHDSDSVLTISVAPVFASKWLVPRLARYARAHPETKLRLEAAIDLAHPDSTDIDLAIRVGEGNWADVRAEYLLPQEVFPVCAPSIAKALETPEDVLTAPIIRDANSNIEWDVWLKPLGLDERDLAEGDTFTDASLCLDAAIAGQGVMLAWHTLAHDALRGGQLVAPFRERAKTRFSYWLITSKNRPEPNKVRAFKAWLKSEIAQMLAE, from the coding sequence ATGAAACATCTGCCAAGGGTTCATCTGAACGGATTGCGAGCCGTGGAAGCGGTCGGCCGCGGCGGCTCGCTGGGCGCTGCCGCAGAAGAACTGGGTGTTTCCGTTGGCGCCGTCAGTCAGCAGGTGCTCAAGACCGAGGCGCAACTCGGCGCGGCGATTTTTGAACGGACGGGACGCGGCATTCGCCCGACAGCGCTAGGGCGTCAATTTATCGAGCGGCTCGGCACAGGGTTTCAGACCCTCGATTCGGCGGTCGCCATGACGCGGCACGACTCGGATTCGGTGCTGACAATATCGGTGGCCCCGGTGTTCGCTTCCAAGTGGCTGGTGCCCAGACTTGCACGTTATGCGAGGGCGCATCCTGAGACCAAACTGCGCCTTGAGGCAGCCATCGACCTTGCTCATCCCGACAGCACGGATATCGATCTGGCCATCCGTGTGGGGGAAGGAAACTGGGCGGATGTGCGGGCAGAATATCTTCTGCCGCAGGAGGTGTTTCCCGTCTGCGCCCCTTCGATTGCCAAGGCTTTGGAAACGCCCGAAGACGTTCTGACCGCGCCCATCATTCGCGATGCCAATTCCAATATCGAATGGGATGTGTGGCTGAAACCGCTTGGCCTGGACGAACGGGACCTTGCGGAGGGGGACACATTTACCGACGCCTCACTTTGCCTCGATGCAGCGATCGCCGGTCAGGGCGTGATGCTTGCGTGGCACACGCTTGCACATGATGCATTGCGTGGTGGCCAGCTTGTGGCTCCCTTTCGCGAGCGCGCGAAAACACGCTTCAGCTACTGGCTGATCACCTCCAAAAACCGCCCCGAGCCCAACAAGGTGCGCGCGTTCAAGGCGTGGCTGAAAAGCGAAATCGCGCAGATGCTGGCGGAGTGA
- a CDS encoding ATP-binding cassette domain-containing protein, giving the protein MGERGVKLSGGQRQRIAIARMMLKNAPILILDEATSALDSEIEAVIQENLERLMENKTVIAVAHRLSTIAALDRIIVLDRGRIVEEGSHAALVERDGLYAQLWKRQSGGFLGGRMAAE; this is encoded by the coding sequence GTGGGCGAGCGCGGCGTCAAGCTTTCGGGAGGCCAGCGCCAGCGCATCGCCATTGCGCGCATGATGCTCAAGAACGCCCCGATCCTCATTCTCGACGAGGCAACCTCTGCGCTCGATTCAGAGATCGAAGCCGTGATCCAGGAAAATCTCGAGCGTCTGATGGAGAACAAGACGGTGATCGCCGTTGCGCATCGCCTCTCCACCATTGCAGCACTCGACCGGATCATCGTGCTGGATCGGGGGCGCATTGTGGAGGAAGGCTCCCATGCGGCGCTGGTTGAACGGGACGGGCTTTACGCCCAGCTCTGGAAGCGCCAGTCCGGCGGTTTTCTTGGCGGGAGGATGGCGGCCGAGTAG
- a CDS encoding ABC transporter ATP-binding protein has product MSVDEKSKEPPRSESWWRSVEGVIDPFGDTGRSVLPVKAHEFILFFARQAKWPFVLLLIAGGLMGAVDAGLYWALGWLIDLLDSSSPQTLLANHWEKLAGFLALLLVIRAVVIIGNTILEEQVIAPAFYQRVRWQAFRRVIEQPYEFYQNDFAGRIATKILQGGEATGDFIINVLQTMWSFLTFVVLAASILTVLDPLMGLVVLLWLVTYVAIARYLLPPLRRAGRRTADQRSILNGRMVDAFTNILAVKLFDSGQREHSYVREGMAHFLSAVQKLTRAITRVRVTVAIVNGFMMAAIFVLAVSRWLDSAITTGEIAAAMGLVFRLNQMSGWMMFNINGLIRNYATVQDSTTVVSVEPAIRDAEDAADMARAKGDIRFDNVTFNYGKESGIIEGLDLHIKPGERVALVGPSGAGKTTIINLMLRLFEAEHGKILVDGQDITRVTQTSLRSQFGVVSQEPMLMHRSIRENIAYGRGKASEEDIIAAARRASAHEFILDVSDPKGPHRL; this is encoded by the coding sequence ATGAGCGTAGACGAGAAAAGCAAGGAACCGCCCAGGTCCGAAAGCTGGTGGCGCAGCGTCGAAGGGGTTATCGATCCCTTTGGCGACACCGGGCGTTCCGTGCTGCCGGTCAAGGCGCATGAGTTCATCCTGTTTTTTGCGAGGCAGGCGAAATGGCCCTTTGTGCTGCTTCTGATCGCCGGTGGCCTGATGGGCGCCGTCGATGCCGGGCTCTACTGGGCGCTTGGCTGGCTGATCGATCTTCTGGACTCGTCTTCGCCACAGACACTGCTTGCCAACCATTGGGAGAAGCTTGCAGGCTTCCTTGCGCTTCTTCTCGTGATCCGCGCTGTGGTGATCATCGGCAACACGATCCTTGAAGAACAGGTGATCGCACCCGCCTTTTACCAGCGTGTGCGCTGGCAGGCATTTCGACGGGTGATCGAGCAGCCCTACGAGTTCTACCAGAACGACTTTGCAGGCCGCATCGCGACCAAGATTCTGCAGGGTGGCGAGGCCACGGGCGATTTCATCATCAATGTGCTGCAGACCATGTGGAGCTTCCTCACCTTCGTGGTGCTGGCTGCCTCCATCCTGACCGTGCTCGACCCGCTCATGGGGCTGGTGGTCCTGCTTTGGCTTGTGACCTATGTGGCGATCGCACGCTACCTGCTGCCCCCACTGCGGCGTGCAGGACGCCGCACTGCCGACCAGCGCTCGATCCTCAACGGGCGCATGGTCGACGCTTTTACAAACATCCTCGCGGTCAAGCTGTTCGACAGCGGCCAGCGTGAGCATTCCTATGTGCGCGAGGGCATGGCGCATTTCCTGAGTGCGGTGCAAAAACTGACGCGCGCCATCACCCGGGTGCGCGTCACGGTTGCCATCGTCAACGGTTTCATGATGGCCGCAATCTTCGTTCTTGCCGTATCACGCTGGCTGGACAGCGCCATTACCACCGGCGAGATCGCGGCCGCGATGGGGCTTGTCTTCCGACTCAACCAGATGTCGGGCTGGATGATGTTCAACATCAACGGGCTGATCCGCAATTACGCGACCGTGCAGGATTCCACCACCGTGGTTTCGGTGGAGCCAGCCATCCGCGACGCAGAAGATGCAGCGGACATGGCGCGTGCGAAAGGCGACATCCGCTTCGACAACGTCACGTTCAATTATGGCAAGGAAAGCGGTATCATCGAGGGGCTTGACCTCCACATCAAGCCGGGCGAGCGGGTCGCGCTGGTCGGACCTTCGGGGGCCGGCAAGACCACGATCATAAACCTGATGCTGAGGCTTTTCGAGGCCGAGCACGGGAAGATCCTGGTTGATGGTCAGGACATAACCCGGGTGACCCAGACATCGCTGCGCAGCCAGTTCGGCGTGGTGAGCCAGGAGCCGATGCTCATGCATCGCTCGATCCGCGAAAACATTGCCTATGGCCGGGGCAAGGCCAGCGAAGAGGACATCATTGCCGCGGCGAGACGTGCCTCGGCTCACGAGTTCATCCTCGACGTGTCGGACCCGAAGGGGCCGCACCGGCTATGA
- a CDS encoding ABC transporter ATP-binding protein — MFQWFEQRLEPFPHEEPQEPPRTFFAFCIHFTKGAWPYVLLGTFLVAAIAIAEVWMFAFLGDIVDWLSNRDRATFLDEEGLKLIAMAGFILVILPGLILLTGLNNHQILMGNYPMRIRWQVHRYLLKQSMSFYQDEFAGRIATKLMQTALAVRECVVKTFDVFNYVVIYFVGILFLTASADWRLSLPIIFWLGGYLALMVYFIPRLGKVAQKQADARSIMTGRVVDSYTNIQTVKLFSHAQREAGFAREGMNGFLQTVYTQFRYVTGLYGLLYLLNSACLVAVGYLSITLWIGGEISVGAVAVAIGLVLRLWNMSQWIMWELTALFENVGTVQDGIGSISMPRTVDDRPGAKALAVPEGRIEFENIGFHYGKKGGVIEDLSLSVKPGEKVGLVGRSGAGKSTLVNLLLRFYDLERGRILIDGQDIATVTQDSLRAEIGMVTQDTSLLHRSVRDNILYGRPDATEEMMLEAARRAEAMGFIDGLTDPKGRKGFDAHVGERGVKLSGGQRQRIAIARVMLKGAPILILDEATSALDSEVEAAIQENLYRLMEGKTVIAIAHRLSTIAAMDRLVVMDKGRIVEEGTHEELVAAGGLYASLWQRQSGGFLDLESSEAAE; from the coding sequence ATGTTTCAATGGTTTGAACAAAGGCTTGAGCCTTTTCCGCACGAGGAGCCGCAGGAGCCGCCCCGCACATTCTTCGCCTTCTGCATTCATTTCACGAAGGGGGCATGGCCCTATGTCCTGCTGGGAACATTTCTTGTGGCGGCCATCGCAATCGCGGAGGTCTGGATGTTCGCCTTTCTGGGCGACATCGTCGACTGGCTGTCGAATCGCGACCGGGCCACATTCCTGGACGAAGAAGGGCTAAAGCTCATCGCCATGGCGGGATTCATTCTTGTGATCCTGCCTGGGCTGATCCTGCTTACCGGACTCAACAACCATCAGATCCTGATGGGCAATTATCCGATGAGAATCCGCTGGCAGGTGCATCGCTACCTGCTGAAGCAGTCCATGAGTTTCTATCAGGATGAATTCGCCGGCCGCATCGCCACCAAACTGATGCAGACCGCGCTGGCGGTGCGCGAGTGCGTGGTGAAGACCTTCGACGTGTTCAACTACGTCGTGATCTACTTTGTCGGAATCCTGTTCCTGACCGCCTCCGCCGACTGGCGCCTGTCTCTGCCGATCATTTTCTGGCTCGGCGGATACCTTGCACTGATGGTCTATTTCATCCCGCGTCTTGGCAAGGTGGCGCAGAAGCAGGCCGATGCACGCTCGATCATGACCGGGCGTGTGGTGGACAGTTACACAAACATCCAGACGGTGAAGCTGTTCTCGCACGCGCAGCGTGAAGCCGGCTTCGCACGGGAAGGGATGAACGGCTTTCTGCAGACGGTCTACACCCAGTTCCGCTATGTCACCGGCCTTTACGGGCTGCTCTATCTCCTGAACTCGGCCTGCCTTGTCGCCGTGGGCTATCTCTCGATCACGCTTTGGATCGGAGGCGAGATATCGGTTGGCGCCGTAGCGGTCGCCATCGGGCTGGTACTCAGGCTCTGGAACATGTCGCAGTGGATCATGTGGGAGCTGACGGCCCTGTTCGAGAATGTCGGCACGGTTCAGGATGGTATCGGTTCGATTTCGATGCCCAGAACCGTGGACGACAGGCCCGGCGCGAAAGCGCTTGCCGTACCGGAGGGTCGGATCGAATTCGAAAACATCGGCTTTCACTACGGCAAGAAGGGCGGTGTGATCGAGGATCTCTCGCTATCGGTAAAACCTGGCGAGAAAGTTGGTCTGGTGGGGCGTTCAGGTGCCGGCAAATCCACACTCGTCAACCTGCTGCTGCGCTTTTATGACCTGGAGCGCGGACGCATCCTGATCGATGGGCAGGACATCGCGACGGTTACGCAGGATTCGCTGCGGGCCGAGATCGGAATGGTGACGCAGGACACCTCCCTGCTGCATCGTTCCGTGCGTGACAACATTCTCTATGGCCGTCCCGACGCAACCGAAGAAATGATGCTGGAGGCGGCACGCCGTGCCGAAGCGATGGGATTCATCGACGGCTTGACCGACCCGAAAGGCCGAAAGGGGTTCGACGCCCATGTGGGCGAGCGGGGTGTGAAACTCTCCGGGGGCCAGCGTCAGCGCATTGCCATCGCCCGCGTCATGCTGAAAGGTGCCCCAATCCTCATTCTCGATGAGGCGACATCGGCACTTGATTCCGAGGTGGAGGCGGCCATTCAGGAAAACCTCTACCGCCTTATGGAGGGCAAGACGGTGATTGCCATTGCGCACCGGCTTTCAACCATCGCTGCGATGGACCGCCTTGTCGTCATGGACAAGGGCCGCATCGTCGAAGAAGGCACGCATGAGGAACTGGTGGCCGCCGGCGGCCTCTATGCAAGCCTGTGGCAGCGCCAGTCCGGTGGATTTCTCGATCTGGAATCAAGCGAGGCGGCGGAATGA
- a CDS encoding tRNA (cytidine(34)-2'-O)-methyltransferase codes for MRIALYQPDIPGNTGAILRLAACLGFTVDLIEPAGFDLSDRNLKRAGMDYIERAALIRHSSWEVFERWRKGEGRRLLLFTTRAEARYTEFGYSKGDILLFGRETVGVPDNVHHAADARLVIPMQQGARSLNLAMSAAIAAGEALRQLG; via the coding sequence TTGCGTATCGCGCTCTACCAGCCTGACATTCCCGGAAACACCGGGGCCATACTCCGCCTCGCCGCGTGCCTCGGATTCACGGTCGACCTGATCGAGCCGGCCGGTTTCGACCTGTCGGACCGCAATCTCAAACGGGCGGGAATGGACTATATCGAGCGGGCTGCGCTCATTCGTCATTCATCCTGGGAGGTGTTCGAGCGCTGGCGGAAGGGCGAGGGGCGCCGCCTCCTTCTTTTCACCACCAGGGCAGAAGCGCGCTACACGGAATTTGGTTATTCGAAAGGCGACATCCTGCTTTTCGGACGGGAAACCGTCGGCGTCCCGGACAATGTGCATCATGCCGCGGATGCGCGTCTTGTCATTCCGATGCAGCAGGGCGCCCGAAGCCTCAACCTCGCCATGAGTGCAGCCATCGCTGCCGGCGAGGCGCTGAGACAGCTGGGATAG